A genomic segment from Streptosporangium roseum DSM 43021 encodes:
- a CDS encoding MerR family transcriptional regulator, producing the protein MRIGELERRTGVNRRLLRYYEEQDLLHPERKPSGYREYAESDVATVRHIRSLLAAGLSTITIADLLPCMGKDGDALIADCPELLLDLHRERTRIQAAIHELESARTILDAVIATAPPEAEQAARAMLTPAS; encoded by the coding sequence ATGCGCATCGGGGAGCTCGAACGCCGCACCGGGGTCAACCGGCGCCTCCTGCGCTACTACGAGGAACAGGACCTCCTCCACCCCGAGCGCAAACCCAGCGGCTACCGCGAGTACGCCGAATCGGACGTCGCGACCGTCCGCCACATCCGCAGCCTGCTCGCCGCCGGCCTGTCCACGATCACCATCGCCGACCTGCTGCCCTGCATGGGCAAGGATGGCGACGCTCTCATCGCCGACTGCCCAGAACTCCTGCTCGACCTCCACCGCGAACGCACCCGCATTCAGGCCGCCATCCACGAACTGGAGAGCGCCCGCACCATCCTGGACGCGGTCATCGCCACCGCACCCCCCGAGGCCGAGCAGGCCGCCCGCGCCATGCTCACCCCGGCGTCCTGA
- a CDS encoding alpha/beta fold hydrolase: MRETGNAAGPVLLLIHGGGVAGWMWDAQIDHFGPRYRVLVPDLPGHGHSHDTAFTTSAAVVAELAAYLGQLPAGTDVTVAGFSLGAQLALELAASHPEVVTRVVITSALTRGIPLPSLSHWLVRLTAPLARQTWFAKLQAKSLYIPDDLLDDYIRTSKTLPKESLIALTRANAEFRTPSAWRRFPGAVLLLAGAKEPRALREGMRQLGHDHSKSELIVHEHAGHGLPLQYPEWFNARVEGWIRANLA; this comes from the coding sequence ATGCGAGAAACCGGCAATGCCGCTGGTCCTGTCCTGCTGCTCATCCACGGGGGCGGCGTCGCCGGCTGGATGTGGGATGCGCAGATCGACCACTTCGGACCGCGCTATCGCGTCCTTGTGCCTGATCTTCCCGGTCACGGCCACAGCCATGACACGGCCTTCACGACGAGCGCGGCGGTTGTCGCCGAGCTCGCCGCTTACCTCGGGCAGCTCCCCGCCGGCACGGACGTCACTGTGGCAGGTTTTTCGCTCGGTGCGCAGCTTGCGCTCGAACTGGCCGCTTCCCATCCCGAGGTGGTCACACGCGTGGTCATCACCAGCGCGCTGACTCGGGGCATACCGTTGCCGAGCCTGAGCCACTGGCTCGTCAGGCTCACCGCACCGCTCGCCCGGCAGACATGGTTCGCCAAGCTCCAAGCGAAGTCGCTGTACATCCCGGACGATCTCCTCGACGACTACATCCGCACCTCGAAGACCCTGCCCAAGGAGAGCCTGATCGCGCTGACCCGGGCCAATGCGGAGTTCCGCACGCCATCGGCCTGGCGGCGGTTCCCCGGAGCCGTCCTGCTCCTGGCCGGAGCGAAGGAACCACGAGCACTCCGAGAGGGGATGCGGCAGCTCGGCCATGACCACTCGAAGAGCGAGCTGATCGTTCACGAGCACGCAGGCCACGGACTGCCGCTGCAATACCCCGAGTGGTTCAACGCGCGCGTCGAAGGCTGGATTCGCGCCAACCTCGCATGA
- a CDS encoding TetR family transcriptional regulator: MDSTDELGRRDRKKLETRAALEHAALTLVAERGLAGVTVEDIAEAVDVSSRTFFNYFPSKEDALIGPSPASTVELRERLEALPADVPVLEALRLMSRVEAERVQEQREQWLLRLKVFEQNPSLLPRLVTSGSETEHAVTAAVARRAGIELGTSGYPELATAVAMAAFRVAMIRWSAADGRPELADLVDEAFAQLAAGLPNP, encoded by the coding sequence ATGGACAGCACTGACGAGCTCGGCCGGAGGGACCGCAAGAAGCTCGAGACCCGTGCGGCGCTGGAGCATGCCGCCCTGACGCTGGTGGCCGAGCGCGGCCTGGCGGGGGTCACGGTGGAGGACATCGCCGAGGCCGTGGACGTCTCCTCACGCACGTTCTTCAACTACTTCCCGTCCAAAGAGGACGCGCTCATCGGCCCGAGTCCGGCCTCCACAGTCGAACTGCGCGAGAGGCTGGAGGCGCTGCCCGCGGACGTGCCGGTCCTGGAGGCGCTGCGGCTGATGTCGCGGGTCGAGGCTGAGCGCGTCCAGGAGCAGCGCGAGCAATGGCTACTGCGGCTGAAGGTGTTCGAGCAGAACCCATCGCTGCTCCCACGGCTGGTCACCAGCGGCAGCGAGACCGAACACGCCGTGACAGCCGCCGTCGCCCGCCGGGCCGGTATCGAGCTGGGCACGAGCGGCTATCCCGAGCTTGCGACCGCGGTGGCCATGGCGGCCTTCCGGGTGGCGATGATCCGCTGGAGCGCCGCGGACGGCCGCCCGGAGCTGGCCGACCTGGTCGACGAGGCCTTCGCCCAGCTCGCCGCGGGCCTGCCCAATCCGTGA
- a CDS encoding MFS transporter, with amino-acid sequence MDVTVLYLAVPRLAADLRPSGEQMLWITDVYGFMIAGFLVTMGALGDRIGRRRLLMWGAGAFGMASVAAAYAPSAEALIAARALLGIAGATLMPSTLALISNMFRDARQRGTAIGIWAASMSGGVALGPVVGGALLESFGWGAAFLIAVPVMALLLVGGPLLLPEHRDTAAGRPDLVSVALSLIAMLTIVYGVKLLSHGGDPVLSGGIVLAGLAAGAVFWQRQRGLADPVLDVALFRNRALTGALLVLLLGLAATAGTYLFVTRFLQGVEGLSPLAAGLWLVPSSVAMILTSLVAPILVRRLPERVVVAGSLAVSAAGFLLLALLDQAAGLPLLIAGIVVVYVGQGPIMTLGTDLVVGSAPPEKAGSAAAMSETSTELGLALGVAVLGSVGAAVYRQAVPAALPADLPPEATSAARDSIEAAVTAVAHLPPAQAGAVLALAREAFTAGLNLVAGIGAVATLALAVLALVALRRRPPVAEPAPAETAEVLGRA; translated from the coding sequence ATGGACGTCACAGTGCTCTACCTCGCAGTGCCGCGTTTGGCGGCCGATCTACGACCCAGCGGCGAGCAGATGTTGTGGATCACCGACGTCTACGGGTTCATGATCGCCGGATTCCTCGTGACGATGGGGGCGCTGGGCGACCGGATCGGGCGACGCAGGCTGCTGATGTGGGGAGCCGGGGCGTTCGGCATGGCCTCGGTGGCCGCCGCGTACGCCCCCAGCGCGGAGGCGCTGATCGCCGCCCGGGCGCTGCTCGGGATTGCGGGGGCGACGCTGATGCCCTCCACGCTGGCGCTGATCAGCAACATGTTCCGGGACGCGCGGCAGCGGGGAACCGCCATCGGCATCTGGGCGGCGAGCATGTCCGGCGGAGTCGCCCTGGGGCCGGTGGTCGGCGGGGCGCTGCTGGAATCGTTCGGGTGGGGGGCGGCGTTCCTGATCGCCGTGCCGGTGATGGCGCTGCTGCTGGTGGGCGGGCCGCTGCTGCTCCCGGAACACCGTGACACCGCCGCCGGGCGGCCCGACCTGGTCAGCGTCGCGCTTTCCCTGATCGCGATGCTGACGATCGTGTACGGCGTCAAGCTGCTGTCCCACGGGGGCGACCCGGTCCTGAGCGGCGGGATCGTTCTGGCCGGTCTGGCCGCCGGAGCGGTGTTCTGGCAGCGGCAGCGCGGACTCGCCGACCCGGTGCTCGACGTGGCGCTCTTCCGGAATCGCGCCCTCACCGGCGCCCTGCTCGTCCTGCTCCTGGGCCTGGCCGCCACCGCCGGCACGTACCTGTTCGTCACGCGGTTCCTCCAGGGAGTCGAGGGCCTGTCCCCGCTGGCGGCGGGCCTGTGGCTGGTGCCCTCGTCGGTCGCTATGATCCTCACCTCCCTGGTCGCCCCCATCCTGGTACGGCGGCTGCCCGAGCGGGTCGTGGTCGCCGGGTCCCTGGCGGTATCGGCGGCCGGTTTCCTCCTGCTGGCCCTGCTCGACCAGGCGGCCGGGCTCCCCCTCCTGATCGCCGGTATCGTCGTCGTCTACGTCGGCCAGGGCCCGATCATGACGCTGGGCACCGACCTCGTTGTCGGCTCCGCCCCGCCCGAGAAGGCCGGATCCGCCGCGGCCATGTCCGAAACGAGCACCGAACTCGGCCTGGCCCTGGGCGTGGCCGTCCTGGGCAGCGTCGGAGCCGCCGTCTACCGTCAGGCCGTGCCCGCCGCGCTTCCCGCCGACCTCCCGCCGGAGGCGACCTCCGCCGCCCGCGACTCGATCGAGGCCGCGGTCACCGCCGTCGCCCATCTTCCGCCGGCCCAGGCGGGAGCCGTACTCGCCCTCGCCCGGGAGGCGTTCACCGCAGGCCTCAACCTCGTCGCCGGGATCGGCGCAGTCGCCACCCTGGCCCTGGCCGTACTCGCCTTGGTGGCCCTCCGCAGACGGCCACCGGTCGCCGAACCCGCCCCCGCCGAGACGGCGGAGGTTCTCGGCCGGGCCTGA
- a CDS encoding 3-keto-5-aminohexanoate cleavage protein, which translates to MRAPYDPIVLTAAVTGGDVLPSQSPAVPCGPEAITEAAVAAARAGATVVHLHARELDGRPTGSASMFKEIVTGVREQCDVVINITTGGSVDMTPDQRLEGVVAVAPDIATLNLGTMNFEGFPTRSRWPQVRHDWERQVLEQSGSVVFTNTLATMRRFATTFRELGVTPELEIYDLSHLSMARFLLDEGTLTGPIRIQFVLGVLGGAGNSPHDLFALREAAGRILGPDLAAVSVAGVGYPAELRLAAVAAASGMDVRVGIEDNLRIRRRRQAADSAELVAAAVAIADQLERPIATPEQLRAELAAVRPS; encoded by the coding sequence ATGCGCGCACCATACGACCCCATCGTCCTCACCGCCGCCGTCACCGGAGGCGACGTCCTGCCCAGCCAGAGCCCCGCCGTCCCGTGCGGGCCAGAAGCGATCACCGAGGCGGCCGTGGCGGCCGCGCGGGCCGGCGCCACCGTCGTGCACCTGCACGCACGGGAGCTCGACGGCCGCCCGACGGGCTCGGCCTCGATGTTCAAGGAGATCGTCACCGGCGTGCGCGAGCAGTGCGACGTCGTCATCAACATCACCACCGGCGGGTCCGTCGACATGACACCCGACCAGCGCCTGGAGGGCGTCGTGGCCGTGGCACCGGACATCGCGACGCTCAACCTCGGCACGATGAACTTCGAGGGCTTCCCGACCCGTTCCCGGTGGCCGCAGGTGCGCCACGACTGGGAGCGGCAGGTGCTGGAGCAGTCCGGGTCGGTGGTCTTCACCAACACGCTCGCCACGATGCGCCGGTTCGCCACGACGTTCCGCGAGCTCGGGGTGACCCCGGAGCTGGAGATATACGACCTGAGCCACCTGTCGATGGCCCGGTTCCTGCTCGACGAGGGCACGCTCACCGGACCGATCCGCATCCAGTTCGTCCTCGGCGTGCTCGGCGGCGCCGGCAACAGCCCGCACGACCTGTTCGCGCTGCGCGAGGCGGCCGGCCGCATTCTCGGGCCCGACCTGGCCGCCGTCAGTGTCGCCGGCGTCGGCTACCCGGCGGAGCTGCGGCTCGCCGCGGTCGCCGCCGCGTCCGGGATGGACGTCCGGGTGGGGATCGAGGACAACCTGCGCATCCGGCGCCGCCGCCAGGCCGCCGACTCGGCCGAGCTCGTCGCGGCCGCAGTGGCGATCGCCGACCAGCTGGAGCGCCCGATTGCCACCCCGGAACAGCTGCGCGCCGAGCTCGCCGCGGTGCGCCCGTCATGA
- a CDS encoding CoA transferase yields the protein MSSPLHGIRVLDFGQYVAGPAVALLLADLGAEVIRIDPPGGPRWASPAAAALNAGKKSIVLDLTEPADVTTARRLVAGADVVVENFRPGVMARFGLGPEDTLALNPRVIHLSLPGFAAADPRRDLPAWEGIVLAATGGFTDMGLNRILMGVNPSYTPLPLASAYAAALGALAVGVGLVARRRTGRGDAFEVPLAEAVLEGLAFNSLAVSDLPPRYLSLREHEIARRRAAGEPMDLTYAQLQELLDPFYRSYRCQDGRLFYHCCPAHRTHAIRSLQLLGIWDTVRAEGIPVVDPYLSTDRRPDGADCTLLAYPLSARWAARLSELIAAAFRRHPALEWERRFDAAGIPGAAHRSSLEWLRSEHPRAAGLVATVDDPVHGELTVPGPVVWTEGTPPGRRPAPALDADRAAILADLPAGPPAPPPDPPAAPGGLPLAGIRILDVTNVIAGPMIAATLARFGAEVVKIDPPTPGFDPYHAVVIGMHAQRGKRSVLADLRTPAGREVLDRLLPTVDVVTFNGSERQLGELGLDPQRLRDIRPGIVLVRVDAYGGPGHGPRSHAAGYDDNVQACTGIMTRFGGGPDTPEEHAHLGTIDALAGFCGAFAVVAALAGRGEHAPVMRTSLAAAGQLLQIPFLFDGAGRDDVPEPAGPDVLGEHAGYRCYPAADGWFFLAGPAEVVATVLGLDTAAPQDLLAARFRERPVEAWAELLGPHGVAVQRIEHIAALRSRGLVRESAGPVPLRGSAVFVRHDLHPSGRETDLIAPQAVRPRHAAVRMPSDAPRYGAHTRQVLAELGFTPTEIETMAADGAIADGWTADHTYLPT from the coding sequence ATGAGCTCGCCGCTGCACGGCATCCGCGTCCTCGACTTCGGCCAGTACGTCGCCGGCCCGGCCGTGGCCCTGCTCCTCGCCGACCTGGGCGCCGAAGTGATCCGCATCGACCCGCCCGGCGGTCCGCGGTGGGCCTCCCCCGCGGCCGCCGCGCTCAACGCGGGCAAGAAGAGCATCGTGCTGGACCTGACCGAGCCCGCCGACGTCACGACCGCCCGCCGGCTGGTGGCCGGCGCCGACGTGGTGGTCGAGAACTTCCGGCCCGGTGTCATGGCCCGGTTCGGGCTCGGACCGGAGGACACGCTCGCGCTCAACCCCCGGGTGATCCACCTGTCGCTGCCCGGCTTCGCCGCGGCCGACCCGCGCCGCGACCTACCGGCCTGGGAGGGGATCGTGCTGGCGGCCACCGGCGGCTTCACGGACATGGGACTGAACCGGATCCTCATGGGCGTCAACCCGTCCTACACGCCGCTGCCGCTGGCCTCGGCCTACGCCGCCGCGCTCGGCGCGCTCGCGGTCGGCGTCGGGCTGGTCGCCAGGCGGCGCACCGGCCGCGGCGACGCGTTCGAGGTGCCGCTCGCCGAGGCCGTGCTGGAAGGGCTGGCGTTCAACTCGCTGGCCGTCTCCGACCTCCCCCCGCGCTACCTCTCGCTGCGCGAGCACGAGATCGCCCGCCGCCGTGCCGCCGGGGAGCCGATGGACCTCACCTACGCGCAGCTGCAGGAGCTCCTCGATCCGTTCTACCGCAGCTACCGCTGCCAGGACGGCAGGCTGTTCTACCACTGCTGCCCGGCTCACCGCACCCACGCGATCCGGTCGCTGCAGCTGCTCGGCATCTGGGACACCGTCCGCGCGGAGGGCATCCCGGTGGTCGACCCCTACCTGTCCACCGACCGCCGGCCCGACGGCGCGGACTGCACGCTGCTGGCCTACCCGCTCTCCGCCCGCTGGGCGGCGCGGCTGTCGGAGCTGATCGCGGCCGCCTTCCGGCGGCACCCGGCGCTGGAGTGGGAACGGCGCTTCGACGCGGCGGGCATCCCGGGGGCCGCCCACCGCAGCAGTCTGGAGTGGCTGCGTTCGGAGCATCCGCGCGCGGCGGGGCTCGTCGCCACCGTCGACGATCCGGTCCACGGCGAACTGACCGTTCCCGGGCCCGTCGTCTGGACCGAAGGCACCCCGCCCGGCCGCCGGCCCGCCCCCGCGCTCGACGCCGACCGGGCCGCGATCCTCGCCGACCTGCCGGCGGGGCCGCCGGCACCGCCGCCCGACCCACCGGCCGCGCCAGGCGGGCTCCCGCTGGCCGGCATCCGCATCCTCGACGTCACCAACGTCATCGCCGGGCCGATGATCGCCGCGACCCTCGCACGGTTCGGCGCCGAGGTCGTCAAGATCGATCCACCGACGCCGGGCTTCGACCCGTACCACGCCGTGGTCATCGGCATGCACGCCCAGCGCGGCAAGCGCAGCGTGCTGGCCGACCTGCGCACTCCGGCCGGTCGTGAGGTGCTCGACCGGCTGCTGCCCACCGTCGACGTCGTCACGTTCAACGGCAGCGAGCGCCAGCTCGGCGAGCTCGGCCTGGACCCGCAGCGGCTGCGGGACATCCGGCCGGGGATCGTGCTCGTGCGGGTGGACGCCTATGGCGGGCCGGGTCACGGGCCGCGCAGCCACGCGGCGGGCTACGACGACAACGTGCAGGCGTGCACCGGGATCATGACCCGGTTCGGCGGCGGCCCGGACACCCCGGAGGAGCACGCGCACCTCGGGACGATCGACGCCCTCGCCGGGTTCTGCGGCGCCTTCGCCGTCGTCGCCGCGCTGGCCGGACGCGGCGAACACGCCCCGGTGATGCGCACCTCCCTCGCCGCCGCCGGGCAGCTGCTGCAGATCCCGTTCCTCTTCGACGGCGCGGGCCGCGACGACGTGCCGGAACCGGCCGGGCCGGACGTGCTCGGCGAGCACGCGGGATACCGGTGCTATCCGGCCGCGGACGGCTGGTTCTTCCTCGCGGGCCCGGCCGAGGTGGTGGCGACCGTGCTCGGTCTCGACACGGCCGCGCCGCAGGACCTGCTCGCCGCGCGGTTCCGGGAACGCCCGGTCGAGGCGTGGGCCGAGCTGCTCGGCCCGCACGGGGTCGCGGTGCAACGGATCGAGCACATCGCCGCCCTGCGCTCCCGCGGGCTGGTACGGGAGAGCGCCGGGCCCGTCCCGCTGCGCGGCTCGGCGGTGTTCGTCCGCCATGACCTGCACCCCAGCGGCCGGGAGACGGACCTCATCGCCCCACAGGCCGTCCGGCCCCGGCACGCGGCGGTGCGGATGCCGTCCGACGCCCCGCGCTACGGCGCGCACACCCGCCAGGTGCTCGCCGAGCTCGGCTTCACACCCACCGAGATCGAAACGATGGCCGCCGACGGCGCGATCGCCGACGGCTGGACCGCCGACCACACCTACCTGCCCACCTGA
- a CDS encoding FAD-binding oxidoreductase: MSAPDSDVAVIGAGVVDASVACHRARAGVRVAMLDPEPGGGASVGHGQPGMTLAPAIGVLIAADLTARSRG, translated from the coding sequence GTGAGCGCGCCGGACTCCGACGTGGCCGTCATCGGCGCCGGCGTGGTCGATGCCTCCGTCGCCTGTCACCGCGCCCGCGCGGGCGTGCGGGTCGCCATGCTCGATCCGGAGCCGGGCGGGGGCGCCTCCGTCGGGCACGGGCAGCCGGGTATGACACTCGCCCCTGCAATCGGCGTGCTGATCGCCGCCGACCTCACCGCAAGGAGCCGCGGATGA
- a CDS encoding endonuclease/exonuclease/phosphatase family protein, which translates to MSRFLTLTIGLLAAVALPAIPAHAGTPDGTLSLRTASVKAGDPIELSYSTPRPDSKNWIGLYADPGNGPVDQKYVGPSLKWVYIPSGSGTATLPTDGLEPGDYVTYALAKDGYEWLAAPAKVKIASSEPLHFVTRAFTLRNARAKSPYTATVKGTVRGEASFRKADGPAWVRVGQDGTVTGTPPASTSAKTATFTVEARNQAGESATATVGVRVRPPGGPLVPELRTMSWNLWHGGSQVKGGREKQLKFLLDRDVDVVGMQETSSTSAKELAEALGWDHYQAGADLGIVSRYPIVSRGPLPSESGLAGINAKIRLDDRHEVAVWNVHLGYTPYGPYDACFGKWGVERLMAREAESKRTRQIQEIMSAMSGDLADASRTPVLLTGDFNAPSHLDWTAETRKCGYDSVSWPTSVAPEQSGMKDSYRVAHPDPVADPGITWSPIYTTFTGGYDHDGHKGEPEPQDRIDFVHYKGDLKVKSSDAVVEGTPAPIPNHKDNAWTSDHAAVLTTFAVR; encoded by the coding sequence ATGTCCCGTTTCCTGACCTTGACCATCGGGCTGCTGGCCGCCGTGGCCCTGCCCGCCATCCCGGCCCACGCCGGTACCCCTGACGGCACGCTCTCGCTCCGGACGGCGAGCGTGAAGGCGGGTGACCCCATAGAGCTGTCCTACTCCACGCCGCGCCCCGACTCCAAGAACTGGATCGGCCTCTACGCCGACCCGGGCAACGGGCCCGTTGACCAGAAGTACGTCGGTCCCTCGCTGAAGTGGGTGTACATCCCCTCCGGCTCGGGTACGGCCACCCTGCCCACCGACGGGCTCGAACCGGGCGACTACGTCACCTACGCCCTGGCCAAGGACGGCTACGAGTGGCTGGCGGCACCCGCGAAGGTGAAGATCGCGAGCAGCGAGCCGCTCCACTTCGTGACCCGCGCATTCACCCTGCGCAACGCCCGCGCCAAGTCCCCGTACACGGCCACCGTCAAGGGCACGGTCCGCGGCGAGGCGAGCTTCCGGAAGGCGGACGGCCCGGCCTGGGTGCGGGTCGGCCAGGACGGCACGGTGACCGGCACGCCGCCGGCGTCGACGTCGGCGAAGACGGCCACCTTCACGGTGGAGGCGCGCAACCAGGCGGGCGAGAGCGCCACCGCCACGGTCGGCGTCCGCGTACGGCCGCCGGGCGGGCCGCTGGTGCCCGAGCTCAGGACCATGTCCTGGAACCTGTGGCACGGCGGCAGCCAGGTCAAGGGCGGCAGGGAGAAGCAGCTGAAGTTCCTGCTCGACCGCGACGTCGACGTGGTCGGCATGCAGGAGACGTCGTCCACGTCCGCCAAGGAACTGGCCGAGGCGCTCGGCTGGGACCACTACCAGGCGGGCGCGGACCTGGGCATCGTCAGCCGGTACCCGATCGTCTCGCGCGGGCCGCTGCCCTCCGAGTCGGGCCTGGCGGGGATCAACGCGAAGATCAGGCTGGACGACCGGCACGAGGTGGCCGTCTGGAACGTGCACCTCGGCTACACCCCTTACGGCCCCTACGATGCGTGCTTCGGAAAGTGGGGCGTCGAGCGGCTGATGGCCAGGGAGGCCGAGTCGAAGCGCACGCGCCAGATCCAGGAGATCATGTCGGCCATGTCCGGCGACCTCGCGGACGCGAGCCGTACACCCGTCCTGCTGACCGGTGACTTCAACGCCCCCTCGCACCTCGACTGGACTGCGGAGACCAGGAAGTGCGGTTACGACTCCGTGTCCTGGCCCACCTCGGTCGCTCCCGAGCAGTCCGGGATGAAGGACTCCTACCGCGTGGCCCACCCCGATCCGGTCGCCGACCCCGGCATCACCTGGTCGCCGATCTACACCACGTTCACCGGCGGGTACGATCACGACGGCCACAAGGGGGAGCCCGAGCCGCAGGATCGCATCGACTTCGTCCACTACAAGGGCGATCTCAAGGTGAAGTCGTCCGACGCGGTCGTCGAGGGCACCCCGGCACCGATTCCGAACCACAAAGACAACGCCTGGACCTCCGACCACGCCGCCGTGCTGACCACGTTCGCCGTCCGTTGA
- a CDS encoding nitrilase-related carbon-nitrogen hydrolase has protein sequence MSTLRIACLQSAGHGRDVEANLAELDSAAAAAAAAGAELLVTPEMFVTGYDVGDVAELAALPLTGRVAAIAAARGIAVVAGLPAVLPGGGVGNMAVVVDDGGRVLASYAKAHLFGEIDRRFHAGEAPAAVFDHHGVRCAVMICFDSEFPESVRVAALAGAHVVLVPTANMHPYGAINEHVMWTRAWENKVHLAYVNRCGAEGRTAYVGRSRIIGPDGTELAAAGTGPDLVCATIDTDAVDSARAAFDYLSERRPALYGTLAVPAEYEGNSGEQEQATETDAGTGEAAGKGGDM, from the coding sequence ATGAGCACCCTGCGGATCGCGTGCCTGCAGAGCGCGGGCCACGGCCGTGACGTCGAAGCCAACCTGGCCGAGCTGGACTCGGCCGCGGCCGCCGCGGCGGCCGCGGGCGCGGAGCTGCTCGTCACCCCGGAGATGTTCGTGACCGGGTACGACGTCGGGGACGTCGCCGAGCTCGCCGCCCTGCCACTGACCGGGCGGGTCGCCGCCATCGCGGCCGCCCGCGGCATCGCGGTCGTCGCGGGTCTGCCCGCCGTCCTGCCGGGCGGGGGCGTCGGCAACATGGCAGTCGTCGTCGACGACGGCGGCAGGGTGCTGGCCAGCTACGCCAAGGCCCATCTGTTCGGCGAGATCGACCGCCGGTTCCACGCGGGAGAGGCACCAGCGGCTGTCTTCGACCACCACGGCGTGCGGTGTGCTGTCATGATCTGCTTCGATTCGGAGTTCCCGGAGTCCGTGCGGGTCGCGGCGCTTGCGGGCGCGCACGTGGTGCTCGTGCCGACCGCCAACATGCATCCCTACGGCGCCATCAACGAGCACGTGATGTGGACCCGGGCCTGGGAGAACAAAGTCCACCTCGCCTACGTCAACCGGTGCGGTGCCGAAGGTAGGACCGCGTACGTCGGCCGCAGCCGCATCATCGGTCCGGACGGCACCGAGCTCGCGGCCGCCGGCACCGGGCCCGACCTCGTGTGCGCCACGATCGACACCGACGCCGTTGACAGTGCCCGGGCCGCCTTCGACTACTTGTCCGAGCGCCGGCCGGCGCTCTATGGCACGCTCGCCGTCCCCGCTGAGTATGAGGGGAACAGCGGAGAGCAGGAGCAGGCTACGGAAACCGACGCCGGCACCGGCGAAGCGGCCGGTAAGGGCGGCGACATGTGA